From the genome of Acipenser ruthenus chromosome 14, fAciRut3.2 maternal haplotype, whole genome shotgun sequence, one region includes:
- the hdac10 gene encoding polyamine deacetylase HDAC10 isoform X1, with amino-acid sequence MRLGSEASIPLNPEMASGSALIYDEEMTQYKLLWDYPECSIEVPERLCVSHTALKTQGLLERCVSLPVREATEEEILLAHSAEYLAAVKTTPSMNLEELQAFSLQYEAVYFHQNIYHCAKLALGATLQLVDSVMTGKVRNGMALVRPPGHHSQHSAANGFCVFNNVAVAAHYAKRNYNLTRVLIVDWDVHHGQGIQYSFEDDPSVLYFSWHRYEHQQFWPNLHESDYNAVGKGKGAGFNINLPWNKVGMDNADYLAAFFHVLLPVAYEFSPELVLISAGFDSAVGDPEGHMSATPQCFAHLTHLLMSLAGGKLCAVLEGGYNLDSLSQSVCQTMRALLGDPAPPLSGLAAPCVSAVESIQNVRAAHQQYWGCLSQDLLPVSEPSTKRLREGGEEEESNRQSAVESAQAPPAAPPMRTAIATPAGQERSSLEQSLRVEGSPATLEQAARCIRGAALKSLEDEKVLCSLGNLFAVLDKIMKKEVRNGLSVVPDLPTAAACAAGHAINSETDRVLVVFLGDEEVPLDITEDGKILLVQICSTEPAERQSKYHVPVCLKKESETRGGLLQVLFTLVLPVAYEFGPGLVVTALGGGTGGDWAAQAQLTSLLQGLAEGRVLALIQQDSEAQAVGPIGSSLLGDPAPVLGPQPAPSREDACAVERQRQRLQQHWGLVQAAVK; translated from the exons ATGCGACTCGGTTCAGAAGCATCGATTCCTCTGAACCCGG aaatggcttcagGATCAGCACTGATTTACGATGAGGAAATGACCCAGTATAAATTGCTCTGGGATTA cCCTGAATGCAGTATCGAGGTTCCGGAGAGGCTGTGTGTGTCCCACACTGCGCTGAAGACCCAGGGCCTGCTGGAGAGATGTGTGTCTCTGCCGGTCCGCGAGGCCACAGAGGAGGAGATCCTGCTCGCTCACAG TGCGGAATACCTGGCAGCTGTGAAGACCACCCCCAGCATGAATCTGGAGGAGTTGCAAGCTTTCTCTCTGCAGTATGAGGCTGTTTACTTCCATCAG AATATTTATCACTGTGCCAAGCTGGCGCTGGGGGCCACACTGCAGCTGGTGGACTCTGTGATGACAGGGAAGGTCAGGAACGGCATGGCCCTTGTGAG ACCCCCAGGCCACCATAGCCAGCACAGCGCGGCCAACGGCTTCTGTGTGTTCAACAACGTGGCCGTGGCGGCGCACTACGCCAAGAGGAACTACAACCTCACCAG GGTACTGATTGTGGACTGGGACGTGCATCACGGCCAGGGGATCCAGTACTCCTTCGAGGATGATCCCAG TGTCCTGTACTTCTCGTGGCACCGCTACGAGCACCAGCAGTTCTGGCCCAATTTGCATGAGTCAGACTACAATGCAGTGGGGAAAGGAAAGGGCGCCGGCTTCAACATCAACCTGCCCTGGAACAAG GTGGGGATGGACAATGCAGATTACCTGGCTGCGTTTTTCCACGTTCTTCTGCCAGTCGCTTACGAG TTCAGCCCAGAGCTGGTTCTGATCTCAGCAGGATTTGATTCCGCTGTAGGTGACCCGGAG GGGCACATGAGTGCTACCCCACAATGCTTTGCTCACCTGACGCACCTGCTGATGTCACTGGCTGGAGGGaagctgtgtgctgtgctggag GGGGGATATAACCTGGACTCCCTGTCCCAATCTGTGTGCCAGACAATGAGGGCGTTGCTGGGAGACCCCGCCCCCCCACTGTCTGGATTAGCAGCCCCCTGCGTGAG tGCTGTAGAGTCCATTCAGAATGTCAGGGCTGCACATCAGCAGTACTGGGGCTGTCTCAGCCAAG ATCTGCTCCCTGTCTCTGAGCCCAGCACAAAACGCCTCAGGGAGGGGGGTGAGGAGGAGGAGTCTAACAGGCAGAGTGCTGTGGAGTCTGCACAAGCCCCGCCCGCAGCTCCCCCGATGAGGACCGCAATAGCGACCCCTGCAGGACAGGAGAGATCATCACTGGAGCAGAGCCTGAGGGTGGAGGGGAGCCCAGCCACACTGGAGCAGGCTGCCAGGTGCATCAG GGGTGCTGCCCTGAAATCATTGGAGGATGAGAAGGTGCTGTGTTCCTTGGGAAATCTCTTTGCAGTCTTGGATAAAATAATGAAAAAGGAG GTAAGGAACGGGTTGTCTGTCGTTCCAGATCTTCCTACTGCAGCCGCCTGCGCCGCTGGCCACGCAATCAACTCCGAGACTGACAG AGTGTTGGTTGTGTTCCTGGGGGATGAGGAGGTTCCGCTCGACATCACAGAGGACGG TAAAATCCTGCTGGTTCAGATCTGCAGTACAGAACCAGCAGAGAGGCAGTCTAAGTATCACGTTCCTGTTTGCTTGAAGAAG GAGAGCGAGACGCGAGGCGGGTTGCTGCAGGTTCTGTTCACTCTGGTTCTGCCCGTGGCGTACGAGTTCGGTCCTGGCCTGGTGGTGACGGCACTGGGGGGCGGTACTGGGGGGGACTGGGCAGCTCAGGCTCAGCTCACCAGCCTGCTGCAGGGGCTGGCAGAGGGCAGGGTCCTGGCTCTCATACAG CAGGACTCGGAGGCGCAGGCTGTGGGGCCCATCGGGAGCTCCTTGTTGGGGGACCCGGCCCCTGTCCTGGGGCCACAACCAGCTCCCTCACGGGAGGACGCTTGTGCGGtggagagacagaggcagcggcTACAGCAGCACTGGGGCTTGGTGCAGGCAGCAG
- the hdac10 gene encoding polyamine deacetylase HDAC10 isoform X3, which yields MASGSALIYDEEMTQYKLLWDYPECSIEVPERLCVSHTALKTQGLLERCVSLPVREATEEEILLAHSAEYLAAVKTTPSMNLEELQAFSLQYEAVYFHQNIYHCAKLALGATLQLVDSVMTGKVRNGMALVRPPGHHSQHSAANGFCVFNNVAVAAHYAKRNYNLTRVLIVDWDVHHGQGIQYSFEDDPSVLYFSWHRYEHQQFWPNLHESDYNAVGKGKGAGFNINLPWNKVGMDNADYLAAFFHVLLPVAYEFSPELVLISAGFDSAVGDPEGHMSATPQCFAHLTHLLMSLAGGKLCAVLEGGYNLDSLSQSVCQTMRALLGDPAPPLSGLAAPCVSAVESIQNVRAAHQQYWGCLSQDLLPVSEPSTKRLREGGEEEESNRQSAVESAQAPPAAPPMRTAIATPAGQERSSLEQSLRVEGSPATLEQAARCIRGAALKSLEDEKVLCSLGNLFAVLDKIMKKEVRNGLSVVPDLPTAAACAAGHAINSETDRVLVVFLGDEEVPLDITEDGKILLVQICSTEPAERQSKYHVPVCLKKESETRGGLLQVLFTLVLPVAYEFGPGLVVTALGGGTGGDWAAQAQLTSLLQGLAEGRVLALIQQDSEAQAVGPIGSSLLGDPAPVLGPQPAPSREDACAVERQRQRLQQHWGLVQAAVK from the exons atggcttcagGATCAGCACTGATTTACGATGAGGAAATGACCCAGTATAAATTGCTCTGGGATTA cCCTGAATGCAGTATCGAGGTTCCGGAGAGGCTGTGTGTGTCCCACACTGCGCTGAAGACCCAGGGCCTGCTGGAGAGATGTGTGTCTCTGCCGGTCCGCGAGGCCACAGAGGAGGAGATCCTGCTCGCTCACAG TGCGGAATACCTGGCAGCTGTGAAGACCACCCCCAGCATGAATCTGGAGGAGTTGCAAGCTTTCTCTCTGCAGTATGAGGCTGTTTACTTCCATCAG AATATTTATCACTGTGCCAAGCTGGCGCTGGGGGCCACACTGCAGCTGGTGGACTCTGTGATGACAGGGAAGGTCAGGAACGGCATGGCCCTTGTGAG ACCCCCAGGCCACCATAGCCAGCACAGCGCGGCCAACGGCTTCTGTGTGTTCAACAACGTGGCCGTGGCGGCGCACTACGCCAAGAGGAACTACAACCTCACCAG GGTACTGATTGTGGACTGGGACGTGCATCACGGCCAGGGGATCCAGTACTCCTTCGAGGATGATCCCAG TGTCCTGTACTTCTCGTGGCACCGCTACGAGCACCAGCAGTTCTGGCCCAATTTGCATGAGTCAGACTACAATGCAGTGGGGAAAGGAAAGGGCGCCGGCTTCAACATCAACCTGCCCTGGAACAAG GTGGGGATGGACAATGCAGATTACCTGGCTGCGTTTTTCCACGTTCTTCTGCCAGTCGCTTACGAG TTCAGCCCAGAGCTGGTTCTGATCTCAGCAGGATTTGATTCCGCTGTAGGTGACCCGGAG GGGCACATGAGTGCTACCCCACAATGCTTTGCTCACCTGACGCACCTGCTGATGTCACTGGCTGGAGGGaagctgtgtgctgtgctggag GGGGGATATAACCTGGACTCCCTGTCCCAATCTGTGTGCCAGACAATGAGGGCGTTGCTGGGAGACCCCGCCCCCCCACTGTCTGGATTAGCAGCCCCCTGCGTGAG tGCTGTAGAGTCCATTCAGAATGTCAGGGCTGCACATCAGCAGTACTGGGGCTGTCTCAGCCAAG ATCTGCTCCCTGTCTCTGAGCCCAGCACAAAACGCCTCAGGGAGGGGGGTGAGGAGGAGGAGTCTAACAGGCAGAGTGCTGTGGAGTCTGCACAAGCCCCGCCCGCAGCTCCCCCGATGAGGACCGCAATAGCGACCCCTGCAGGACAGGAGAGATCATCACTGGAGCAGAGCCTGAGGGTGGAGGGGAGCCCAGCCACACTGGAGCAGGCTGCCAGGTGCATCAG GGGTGCTGCCCTGAAATCATTGGAGGATGAGAAGGTGCTGTGTTCCTTGGGAAATCTCTTTGCAGTCTTGGATAAAATAATGAAAAAGGAG GTAAGGAACGGGTTGTCTGTCGTTCCAGATCTTCCTACTGCAGCCGCCTGCGCCGCTGGCCACGCAATCAACTCCGAGACTGACAG AGTGTTGGTTGTGTTCCTGGGGGATGAGGAGGTTCCGCTCGACATCACAGAGGACGG TAAAATCCTGCTGGTTCAGATCTGCAGTACAGAACCAGCAGAGAGGCAGTCTAAGTATCACGTTCCTGTTTGCTTGAAGAAG GAGAGCGAGACGCGAGGCGGGTTGCTGCAGGTTCTGTTCACTCTGGTTCTGCCCGTGGCGTACGAGTTCGGTCCTGGCCTGGTGGTGACGGCACTGGGGGGCGGTACTGGGGGGGACTGGGCAGCTCAGGCTCAGCTCACCAGCCTGCTGCAGGGGCTGGCAGAGGGCAGGGTCCTGGCTCTCATACAG CAGGACTCGGAGGCGCAGGCTGTGGGGCCCATCGGGAGCTCCTTGTTGGGGGACCCGGCCCCTGTCCTGGGGCCACAACCAGCTCCCTCACGGGAGGACGCTTGTGCGGtggagagacagaggcagcggcTACAGCAGCACTGGGGCTTGGTGCAGGCAGCAG
- the hdac10 gene encoding polyamine deacetylase HDAC10 isoform X2, translating into MRLGSEASIPLNPEMASGSALIYDEEMTQYKLLWDYPECSIEVPERLCVSHTALKTQGLLERCVSLPVREATEEEILLAHSAEYLAAVKTTPSMNLEELQAFSLQYEAVYFHQNIYHCAKLALGATLQLVDSVMTGKVRNGMALVRPPGHHSQHSAANGFCVFNNVAVAAHYAKRNYNLTRVLIVDWDVHHGQGIQYSFEDDPSVLYFSWHRYEHQQFWPNLHESDYNAVGKGKGAGFNINLPWNKVGMDNADYLAAFFHVLLPVAYEFSPELVLISAGFDSAVGDPEGHMSATPQCFAHLTHLLMSLAGGKLCAVLEGGYNLDSLSQSVCQTMRALLGDPAPPLSGLAAPCVSAVESIQNVRAAHQQYWGCLSQDLLPVSEPSTKRLREGGEEEESNRQSAVESAQAPPAAPPMRTAIATPAGQERSSLEQSLRVEGSPATLEQAARCIRGAALKSLEDEKVLCSLGNLFAVLDKIMKKEVRNGLSVVPDLPTAAACAAGHAINSETDRVLVVFLGDEEVPLDITEDGKILLVQICSTEPAERQSKYHVPVCLKKESETRGGLLQVLFTLVLPVAYEFGPGLVVTALGGGTGGDWAAQAQLTSLLQGLAEGRVLALIQDSEAQAVGPIGSSLLGDPAPVLGPQPAPSREDACAVERQRQRLQQHWGLVQAAVK; encoded by the exons ATGCGACTCGGTTCAGAAGCATCGATTCCTCTGAACCCGG aaatggcttcagGATCAGCACTGATTTACGATGAGGAAATGACCCAGTATAAATTGCTCTGGGATTA cCCTGAATGCAGTATCGAGGTTCCGGAGAGGCTGTGTGTGTCCCACACTGCGCTGAAGACCCAGGGCCTGCTGGAGAGATGTGTGTCTCTGCCGGTCCGCGAGGCCACAGAGGAGGAGATCCTGCTCGCTCACAG TGCGGAATACCTGGCAGCTGTGAAGACCACCCCCAGCATGAATCTGGAGGAGTTGCAAGCTTTCTCTCTGCAGTATGAGGCTGTTTACTTCCATCAG AATATTTATCACTGTGCCAAGCTGGCGCTGGGGGCCACACTGCAGCTGGTGGACTCTGTGATGACAGGGAAGGTCAGGAACGGCATGGCCCTTGTGAG ACCCCCAGGCCACCATAGCCAGCACAGCGCGGCCAACGGCTTCTGTGTGTTCAACAACGTGGCCGTGGCGGCGCACTACGCCAAGAGGAACTACAACCTCACCAG GGTACTGATTGTGGACTGGGACGTGCATCACGGCCAGGGGATCCAGTACTCCTTCGAGGATGATCCCAG TGTCCTGTACTTCTCGTGGCACCGCTACGAGCACCAGCAGTTCTGGCCCAATTTGCATGAGTCAGACTACAATGCAGTGGGGAAAGGAAAGGGCGCCGGCTTCAACATCAACCTGCCCTGGAACAAG GTGGGGATGGACAATGCAGATTACCTGGCTGCGTTTTTCCACGTTCTTCTGCCAGTCGCTTACGAG TTCAGCCCAGAGCTGGTTCTGATCTCAGCAGGATTTGATTCCGCTGTAGGTGACCCGGAG GGGCACATGAGTGCTACCCCACAATGCTTTGCTCACCTGACGCACCTGCTGATGTCACTGGCTGGAGGGaagctgtgtgctgtgctggag GGGGGATATAACCTGGACTCCCTGTCCCAATCTGTGTGCCAGACAATGAGGGCGTTGCTGGGAGACCCCGCCCCCCCACTGTCTGGATTAGCAGCCCCCTGCGTGAG tGCTGTAGAGTCCATTCAGAATGTCAGGGCTGCACATCAGCAGTACTGGGGCTGTCTCAGCCAAG ATCTGCTCCCTGTCTCTGAGCCCAGCACAAAACGCCTCAGGGAGGGGGGTGAGGAGGAGGAGTCTAACAGGCAGAGTGCTGTGGAGTCTGCACAAGCCCCGCCCGCAGCTCCCCCGATGAGGACCGCAATAGCGACCCCTGCAGGACAGGAGAGATCATCACTGGAGCAGAGCCTGAGGGTGGAGGGGAGCCCAGCCACACTGGAGCAGGCTGCCAGGTGCATCAG GGGTGCTGCCCTGAAATCATTGGAGGATGAGAAGGTGCTGTGTTCCTTGGGAAATCTCTTTGCAGTCTTGGATAAAATAATGAAAAAGGAG GTAAGGAACGGGTTGTCTGTCGTTCCAGATCTTCCTACTGCAGCCGCCTGCGCCGCTGGCCACGCAATCAACTCCGAGACTGACAG AGTGTTGGTTGTGTTCCTGGGGGATGAGGAGGTTCCGCTCGACATCACAGAGGACGG TAAAATCCTGCTGGTTCAGATCTGCAGTACAGAACCAGCAGAGAGGCAGTCTAAGTATCACGTTCCTGTTTGCTTGAAGAAG GAGAGCGAGACGCGAGGCGGGTTGCTGCAGGTTCTGTTCACTCTGGTTCTGCCCGTGGCGTACGAGTTCGGTCCTGGCCTGGTGGTGACGGCACTGGGGGGCGGTACTGGGGGGGACTGGGCAGCTCAGGCTCAGCTCACCAGCCTGCTGCAGGGGCTGGCAGAGGGCAGGGTCCTGGCTCTCATACAG GACTCGGAGGCGCAGGCTGTGGGGCCCATCGGGAGCTCCTTGTTGGGGGACCCGGCCCCTGTCCTGGGGCCACAACCAGCTCCCTCACGGGAGGACGCTTGTGCGGtggagagacagaggcagcggcTACAGCAGCACTGGGGCTTGGTGCAGGCAGCAG